One window from the genome of Malus domestica chromosome 01, GDT2T_hap1 encodes:
- the LOC103444528 gene encoding autophagy-related protein 13a-like, whose translation MDFQNNSQLESGKMEQIVSQFLLKSLHIVLDSRIPSLHPHDRSGDLSSATRVRRSDKWFNLILGDRPAALENLNFWHRSVMDPMIIDIILVHGGPSSSSVDNLYVNSVEGTSVETIIERWVVQYETPRVVAPQTGDTSASYKKTYKKSIILLRTLYSYMRLLPAYRIFKQLSTSSQTYNFDIIYKVSSLRDPFSRAEEELMEEHSFAPVEAHPGCLSLSVTYRSTLADFNLEPSLPMPPRIITDYVGSPATDPLRFFPSSEKGFSATSFPVGGARPPSGAPHQRPHSWTSGFHRSPSFVHNKPLVGSPPAYRASPMSYDVGSPPIDTFANRGQNFRPLSHQRNMNSDEYQLSPPFSASPSPSPPTYLSSGNFSPMQTRIRSGTAPVSIPLPRGGRSPRYLSPNLSDPSRNSLPPLSSRSTRNDHSSQESPSGIRAIRKLEVSRAGETHPGNSNHYIGQKMTKDSKDDSGRFSGLLSSSGSPRVGFSRSSSRLSFQDDLDDVEFSCPFDVDDVDTSDSQTSDCKRPSEFTSQSLPMGRKSQDAAVGVLVQMLRTAPPLRQDSSCYSSQSGKNEHEGGVATASGFFMPRKTSDALEELRSYREMKDLLLSKSGMRVLAKEES comes from the exons ATGGACTTTCAGAATAATTCTCAGCTAGAATCGGGGAAAATGGAACAGATAGTTTCCCAATTTCTGTTGAAGAGCTTGCATATTGTTTTGGACTCTAGGATTCCTTCTCTTCACCCGCATGATCGCAGCGGTGACCTGTCATCTGCTACTCGAGTGAGAAGGAGTGACAAGTGGTTTAACTTAATACTAGGGGACCGCCCTGCAGCTCTtgagaatttgaatttttggcaCAGAAGTGTAATGGATCCGATGATAATTGACATAATACTTGTTCATGGAGGACCTAGTTCTTCTTCTGTTGACAATCTGTATGTGAATTCTGTGGAGGGGACATCTGTTGAGACAATCATAGAGAGGTGGGTTGTCCAGTATGAAACTCCACGGGTTGTCGCTCCTCAAACTGGTGACACTTCGGCCTCTTACAAGAAGACATACAAGAAGTCCATCATACTTTTACGTACCCTTTATTCGTATATGAGGCTTCTTCCAGCTTATAGGATCTTTAAACAGTTAAGTACATCTAGTCAGACTTACAATTTTGATATCATCTACAAGGTGTCTTCACTTAGAGATCCATTCTCAAGGGCGGAGGAGGAACTAATGGAGGAGCACAGTTTTGCTCCCGTAGAGGCTCATCCTGGCTGCCTTTCTTTATCTGTGACTTACCGTTCAACACTAGCTGATTTCAATCTCGAGCCTTCATTACCAATGCCACCGAGGATAATTACTGATTATGTTGGTAGTCCTGCCACGGACCCCCTGAGGTTTTTCCCCTCATCAGAGAAGGGTTTTAGTGCAACTTCCTTTCCGGTGGGAGGAGCACGACCGCCATCTGGTGCGCCACACCAACGCCCACACAGCTGGACAAGTGGCTTCCACAGGTCACCCTCCTTTGTGCACAATAAACCCTTAGTTGGATCTCCACCAGCATATCGTGCATCTCCTATGTCATATGATGTTGGATCTCCTCCTATTGATACATTTGCTAACAGAGGTCAAAACTTTAGACCTCTAAGTCATCAAAGAAATATGAATTCTGATGAGTATCAGCTTTCACCTCCATTTTCGGCATCCCCATCGCCATCTCCCCCAACATACTTATCCAGTGGTAATTTCAGTCCTATGCAAACTCGAATTCGTTCAGGAACTGCTCCTGTAAGCATCCCCCTTCCAAGGGGGGGCAGAAGCCCTAGATACTTATCCCCCAATTTGTCTGATCCAAGTAGAAATTCTCTTCCTCCTTTATCATCCAGAAGCACAAGAAATGATCATTCCTCTCAAGAGTCTCCATCAGGAATCAGGGCAATCAGAAAATTGGAGGTTTCAAGGGCTGGAGAGACTCACCCTGGAAATTCTAATCATTACATTGGTCAGAAG ATGACGAAAGACAGCAAAGATGATTCAGGGCGTTTCTCAGGATTGTTGTCGTCTAGTGGCTCACCACGTGTTGGATTTTCTAGAAGCTCGAGTAGACTGTCTTTCCAGGACGATTTGGATGATGTTGAGTTCTCATGTCCTTTCGACGTGGATGATGTTGATACATCAGATTCTCAAACCAG TGACTGCAAAAGGCCTTCAGAGTTCACATCTCAGTCACTGCCAATGGGTAGAAAATCACAAGATGCTGCTGTCGGCGTTCTGGTTCAGATGCTGAGGACAGCTCCGCCTCTGCGCCAAGATTCAAGTTGTTACTCATCCCAGTCCGGGAAGAATGAGCATGAGGGAGGAGTTGCTACGGCTTCTGGTTTCTTTATGCCTCGGAAGACATCTGATGCACTGGAGGAGCTCAGAAGTTACCGAGAAATGAAAGACCTTCTTCTCTCTAAAAGCGGAATGAGGGTGCTTGCCAAAGAGGAATCATAA